One genomic segment of Primulina tabacum isolate GXHZ01 chromosome 9, ASM2559414v2, whole genome shotgun sequence includes these proteins:
- the LOC142556157 gene encoding hydroxyproline O-galactosyltransferase GALT6-like translates to MKRATSEALFSLTRGRSILMLVVLGILYILLVSFEAPFLFNNGFSSVFSQGYSSNNNGLLNPKAFMLESAENFEGKVAPVRPLDNVPHLDRPERKIKEFTQTFLSGLNFSSARISASASEAFELGRRLWQELELKEKNSSYEGFSSSNSSSGLKGEDCPHSVTISGEEFSKNGRMAVFPCGLTLGSHITVVGKPRVAQDEANTKISVLREGQYLIVSQFVMELLGLKTVEGEDPPRILHFNPRLKGDWSGKPVIEQNTRYRMQWGTSHRCEGWRSRADEETVDGLVKCDKWSRDNENGGEKSKAAWWLNRLMGRTKKVDIDWPFPFAENKLFVLTLSVGFEGYHVHVDGRHVTSFPYRTGFTIEDATGLTLNGDIDVHSVFAASLPSSHPSFSPQKHLDFSGKWKAPPIPDKPAELFIGILSAGNHFPERMAMRKSWMQHELIKSSKVVARFFVALHARKDLNADVKKEAEFFGDIVIVPYMDNYDLVVLKTVAICAYGARSLSANYIMKGDDDTFVRVDTIFMEAKKVPANTSLYMGNINYYHKPLRSGKWAVTYEEWPEEDYPPYANGPGYIISSDIAKFILSEFEKHKLRLFKMEDVSMGMWVEKFNSSRHVEYVHSLKFCQFGCIEDYYTAHYQSPRQMICLWNKLRHQVKPMCCNMR, encoded by the exons ATGAAGAGAGCGACTTCCGAAGCGTTATTTTCGCTGACCAGGGGAAGATCAATTCTGATGTTGGTTGTGTTGGGGATCTTGTACATACTTCTGGTGAGTTTTGAAGCGCCTTTTTTGTTCAACAATGGGTTTTCTTCGGTTTTTTCTCAAGGTTACTCTAGTAACAATAATGGGTTATTAAATCCGAAAGCTTTTATGCTCGAAAGCGCGGAGAATTTTGAGGGAAAAGTGGCTCCCGTTCGCCCCCTTGATAATGTGCCTCATTTAGATAGACCCGAGAGGAAAATTAAAGAGTTTACTCAAACTTTCCTTTCTGGCTTGAATTTTAGCTCTGCTAGGATTTCGGCGTCTGCAAGCGAAGCGTTTGAACTTGGCAGAAGGCTCTGGCAAGAGCTCGAATTAAAGGAAAAGAATAGTAGTTATGAAGGGTTTAGTTCTAGTAACAGCAGTAGTGGCCTTAAGGGTGAGGATTGCCCTCATTCAGTTACAATATCTGGtgaagaattttcgaaaaatgggAGAATGGCGGTGTTTCCGTGTGGGCTGACATTGGGATCACATATAACCGTGGTGGGGAAGCCAAGAGTAGCCCAGGACGAGGCCAATACAAAGATTTCGGTGTTGAGGGAAGGACAATATTTGATTGTTTCGCAGTTCGTCATGGAGTTGCTAGGCCTTAAGACTGTAGAAGGGGAGGACCCCCCTAGGATCCTGCATTTCAATCCGCGATTGAAGGGGGATTGGAGTGGGAAGCCTGTCATTGAACAAAATACTCGTTATAGAATGCAGTGGGGTACGTCACATAGGTGTGAAGGTTGGCGATCGCGGGCTGATGAGGAGACAG TTGATGGGCTGGTGAAATGTGACAAATGGAGTCGAGATAATGAGAATGGGGGAGAGAAATCAAAGGCAGCTTGGTGGTTAAATCGGTTAATGGGACGAACTAAAAAGGTGGATATTGATTGGCCATTTCCTTTTGCCGAAAACAAACTGTTTGTTCTAACTCTGAGTGTGGGCTTTGAGGGTTACCATGTTCATGTTGATGGGAGGCATGTCACTTCATTCCCGTATCGCACT GGATTCACCATCGAGGATGCCACCGGATTGACTTTGAATGGAGATATTGATGTTCATTCAGTTTTTGCTGCTTCCTTGCCCTCCTCACACCCGAGTTTTTCTCCTCAGAAGCATCTCGATTTCTCTGGCAAATGGAAGGCTCCTCCTATTCCAGATAAGCCAGCGGAACTTTTCATCGGTATTCTTTCAGCAGGCAACCACTTTCCGGAACGTATGGCAATGAGAAAGTCTTGGATGCAGCACGAGTTAATCAAATCTTCAAAAGTTGTTGCTCGATTCTTCGTTGCTCTG CATGCAAGAAAGGATCTTAATGCTGATGTAAAGAAAGAAGCTGAGTTTTTTGGGGACATTGTCATAGTACCATACATGGACAACTATGATCTCGTGGTTCTTAAAACTGTTGCTATTTGTGCATATGGA GCTCGGTCTTTATCTGCTAATTATATCATGAAAGGCGACGATGATACATTTGTTAGAGTAGACACGATATTCATGGAAGCAAAAAAAGTACCTGCAAACACTAGCTTGTATATGGGAAACATAAATTACTATCACAAGCCTCTTCGTAGTGGTAAATGGGCAGTTACATACGAG GAATGGCCAGAGGAAGATTATCCTCCTTATGCAAACGGGCCAGGCTATATAATCTCATCAGACATCGCGAAGTTCATTCTTTCAGAATTTGAAAAACATAAATTGAGG CTGTTTAAAATGGAAGATGTTAGCATGGGAATGTGGGTCGAGAAATTCAATAGCTCGAGACATGTTGAATACGTGCACAGCTTAAAGTTTTGTCAATTCGGATGCATAGAAGACTATTACACGGCTCATTACCAGTCTCCAAGGCAGATGATTTGTCTTTGGAACAAACTGAGACATCAAGTAAAGCCTATGTGTTGCAACATGAGATGA
- the LOC142556156 gene encoding AAA-ATPase At3g28580-like: protein MMIMNPTKATPEAWGTFGSAILTFIFFWDLIRRYCPPELRRYVERSGRRISEFFNPTIQISIHEYIGSHMKPHEAYGIVEAYLSISSSKDAKKLKAEMAGETETKLVLSMDENEKTTDEFNGAQVVWISGKVPSPPQTSSFPYHRETEKRYYKLKFHRRYKKLITESYLEHVVKTGKDRIQERNRQRKLYTNGYSKSYWSHIVFEHPATFQTLALEWEKKEEIIEDLLSFTKSRDFYKRIGKAWKRGYLLYGPPGTGKSTMIAAMANFLEYDVYDLELTSVKNNTELRKLLAETTSRSIIVIEDIDCSLDLTGERKNKMEKSGETETEIIKKPSSRRDREAESGSQVTLSGLLNFIDGLWSSCAGERVIVFTTNHVEKLDPALTRRGRMDKHIEFSYCKFEGFKVLAKNYLNLEEHPMFGSVRELMEKVKITPADVAENLMPKSAKEGPDECLQSLINALKEVQAKETNKVAAAAEQENHQQLVIEWIPTVQETRD, encoded by the coding sequence ATGATGATCATGAATCCAACCAAAGCGACGCCGGAGGCGTGGGGAACCTTTGGATCGGCGATCTTAACGTTTATCTTTTTCTgggacctgattcgaagataCTGTCCCCCAGAGCTCCGGCGGTACGTCGAGAGAAGTGGCCGCAGAATCTCTGAATTCTTTAATCCTACTATTCAAATCTCCATCCACGAATACATAGGCAGCCACATGAAACCTCACGAAGCCTATGGCATAGTTGAGGCCTATCTTAGTATCAGTTCATCAAAAGATGCTAAAAAACTCAAAGCAGAGATGGCTGGAGAAACTGAAACTAAGCTCGTTTTAAGCATggatgaaaatgagaaaactacGGATGAGTTTAATGGGGCTCAAGTGGTGTGGATTTCGGGTAAAGTTCCGAGTCCTCCACAAACGTCGTCTTTTCCTTACCACCGGGAGACGGAGAAGAGATATTACAAGCTTAAATTCCACAGACGATACAAGAAGTTGATAACCGAGTCGTATTTGGAACACGTCGTGAAGACGGGGAAGGATCGTATTCAAGAAAGAAACAGGCAGAGAAAGCTGTACACAAATGGTTACAGTAAGTCGTATTGGAGTCATATTGTGTTCGAGCATCCCGCTACGTTCCAGACTCTTGCGCTGGAGTGGGAGAAGAAGGAGGAGATCATTGAGGATCTTTTGAGTTTTACCAAGAGTAGAGATTTCTATAAAAGGATCGGGAAGGCCTGGAAAAGGGGTTATTTACTGTATGGCCCGCCTGGAACTGGGAAATCGACGATGATTGCTGCGATGGCCAATTTTCTGGAATACGATGTTTACGATCTCGAGCTTACATCCGTGAAAAATAACACTGAGCTGAGAAAGCTTCTGGCGGAGACGACGAGTAGGTCCATTATAGTGATCGAAGATATAGACTGCTCGCTGGATTTGACAGGCGAAAGGAAGAATAAAATGGAGAAATCTGGTGAAACAGAGACCGAAATTATCAAGAAACCGAGCTCTCGTAGAGACAGAGAAGCTGAGAGTGGCAGCCAAGTCACCCTATCAGGGCTGCTGAACTTCATAGATGGGCTGTGGTCATCCTGTGCAGGGGAGAGAGTAATTGTGTTCACAACCAACCATGTAGAGAAGCTTGATCCGGCTCTCACCAGGCGGGGTCGAATGGACAAGCACATCGAGTTTTCCTACTGTAAATTCGAGGGATTTAAGGTTCTTGCCAAGAATTACCTCAATCTCGAAGAGCATCCAATGTTCGGATCAGTTCGGGAGTTGATGGAGAAGGTTAAAATAACTCCGGCAGATGTTGCCGAGAATCTGATGCCGAAGTCTGCAAAGGAAGGTCCAGATGAATGCCTTCAAAGTCTGATCAATGCTCTGAAAGAAGTGCAGGCAAAAGAGACCAACAAAGTAGCGGCGGCTGCTGAACAAGAGAATCACCAACAACTTGTAATAGAATGGATTCCCACGGTTCAAGAAACTAGAGATTAA